The following coding sequences lie in one Montipora foliosa isolate CH-2021 chromosome 11, ASM3666993v2, whole genome shotgun sequence genomic window:
- the LOC137976879 gene encoding putative nuclease HARBI1 translates to MAVDLLFHGVLLRRKRNFNLNENLLDGLSEAEVKSRYRFSRNSIQFITDTLAADLERPTGRNRAVKPQEQVLVALRFFASGSFLEVVGDTVGGIPKCTVSRIVSRVSTALVRKQHEFIRWPSTAAERQEIKQGFFEKGGFPGVIGCIDGTHIRLFTNVVAKWPGSTHDSFVFTNSLIHEKLESNHAFEDGYLLGDSGDPCKPFLMTPYPNTANAKGEAFNKAHCKTRVAIEQTFGRWKWRFHLLHSECRMKPEKVCTLIGACAVLHNISIKLSDDIDDDPFDDDQPELVPYHGPDQGRLLRDHICNTFF, encoded by the exons atgGCGGTTGATTTGCTTTTTCACGGTGTGCTACTTAGGCgtaaaagaaattttaaccTCAATGAGAACTTACTCGACGGACTCTCTGAAGCCGAGGTTAAGTCACGCTACAGATTTTCGCGTAATTCCATTCAGTTCATCACCGACACGCTTGCTGCCGACCTCGAAAGACCAACCGGAAGAAACCGAGCAGTGAAACCCCAGGAACAGGTTCTTGTTGCTCTTCGTTTTTTCGCAAGTGGTAGTTTTTTGGAGGTGGTAGGTGACACAGTCGGTGGCATTCCCAAATGCACCGTTTCGAGAATCGTCAGTAGGGTGTCAACAGCTCTTGTTCGAAAACAGCACGAGTTCATACGATGGCCATCAACAGCTGCCGAAAGGCAAGAAATAAAGCAAGGCTTTTTTGAAAAGGGAGGCTTTCCCGGAGTTATTGGCTGCATTGATGGAACCCATATAC GCCTCTTCACGAATGTGGTTGCCAAGTGGCCTGGCTCTACACATgacagttttgttttcacaaaTTCATTGATACATGAAAAGCTTGAAAGCAACCATGCATTTGAAGATGGGTATCTATTGGGTGACAGTGGTGATCCATGCAAGCCATTTCTAATGACACCGTATCCAAATACTGCAAATGCAAAAGGTGAGGCATTTAACAAGGCCCACTGCAAGACTAGAGTGGCCATTGAACAAACCTTTGGTCGATGGAAATGGCGCTTCCACTTACTTCATTCTGAGTGCCGCATGAAACCTGAAAAGGTGTGCACTCTAATTGGTGCTTGTGCAGTCTTGCACAACATTTCTATCAAACTCAGtgatgatattgatgatgatcCTTTTGATGATGACCAGCCTGAGCTTGTTCCATATCATGGGCCTGATCAAGGCAGGTTACTACGAGATCACATTTGTAACACATTTTTCTAA